A region of Streptomyces cinnamoneus DNA encodes the following proteins:
- the pspAA gene encoding PspA-associated protein PspAA, with product MIVRIMGEGQVKLADSHFTELNKLDDELLDEMESGDEEGFRRTLGALLEAVRRLGTPLPDDALEPSELILPAPDASLAEVRAMLSDDGLIPG from the coding sequence ATGATCGTACGGATCATGGGGGAGGGACAGGTGAAGCTGGCCGACAGCCACTTCACCGAGCTGAACAAGCTGGACGACGAACTGCTCGACGAGATGGAGAGCGGTGACGAGGAAGGCTTCCGCCGCACCCTGGGGGCCCTGCTGGAGGCGGTGCGCCGGCTGGGCACCCCCTTGCCCGACGACGCCCTGGAACCCTCCGAGCTGATCCTGCCCGCCCCCGACGCCTCCCTCGCGGAGGTCCGCGCGATGCTCAGCG